In Buchnera aphidicola (Ceratoglyphina bambusae), a single window of DNA contains:
- the rplV gene encoding 50S ribosomal protein L22, which produces MEVYAVYKKANSSAQKVRIVSNLILGKKVSSAINILQFNRKKSSNLVIKVLNSAIANAEHNYGLDVDKLKVIKIFVDEGPVMKRMMPRAKGRADRILKRTSHIKIVISD; this is translated from the coding sequence ATGGAAGTATATGCAGTATATAAAAAAGCCAATTCCTCTGCTCAAAAAGTTAGAATTGTTTCTAACTTAATTTTAGGGAAAAAAGTTTCCTCTGCTATTAATATATTACAATTTAATAGAAAAAAGTCTTCTAATTTAGTTATAAAAGTATTAAATTCAGCGATAGCTAATGCAGAACATAATTATGGATTAGATGTAGATAAATTAAAAGTTATTAAAATATTTGTAGATGAGGGACCTGTTATGAAAAGAATGATGCCAAGAGCTAAAGGTAGAGCTGATAGAATATTGAAGCGAACTAGCCATATAAAAATAGTAATATCTGATTAA
- the rpsS gene encoding 30S ribosomal protein S19, with product MPRSLRKGPFIDESLFKKVNESLKLKNNKPIKTWSRRSTIFPNMVGLTISVYNGRKHIPIFITEEMVGHKLGEFSITRTYRGHNIDKKIKKNVSTDNSK from the coding sequence ATGCCTAGATCTTTAAGAAAAGGTCCTTTTATTGATGAAAGTTTATTTAAAAAAGTTAATGAATCATTAAAATTAAAAAATAATAAACCTATAAAAACTTGGTCTAGAAGATCTACTATTTTTCCTAATATGGTAGGTTTAACAATTTCTGTTTATAATGGTAGAAAACATATACCTATTTTTATTACTGAAGAAATGGTTGGTCATAAATTAGGAGAATTCTCTATAACAAGAACATATAGAGGTCATAACATAGATAAAAAAATTAAAAAAAATGTTTCTACTGATAATTCTAAATAA